Genomic window (Chloroflexota bacterium):
TTTGACGTCGCGCAACTGCAAATCAGAGAAGGCGATGACAAGCGTTTCGTGAACCGAGGGAGAGGCCACGAGGCGGATGACGCCGGAGCGGAACTTGGAGTCGTGGAGTGAGGTGGCGAGCACGCCGTTGAAATAAATTCGGAGCTGGTCGTGGCGCATCATCACCCGCAGGCGGTTGGGTTCACCCAGGCGCGGGCGCAGAGCCGGGTGCTCCGTCCAGTTGACGATGGCCCCGCCCCAGTCCGTCTTGCGATGCCAGCCCAGGTTGAACGTCCCTTGCGTCGAAATGCGGACGACGTAATCGCCGTCGTCGCCGGAGCGCACTTCCAGCCCGGCGCTGACGTGATCGTAAGAGCCTCTCACGAAGCGCACCGAAACGCTCACGTCAAAGTCATCGAACAGGCCGGGGGTGCGAATGATGGGATGGATACGGTCGGAGGCGGGCAAGGTGGCCCAGACCTCGGCCGGGGTGCCGGGGCGAAACTCCAGCTTGTCTTTGTTGAGCATCAGCCAGCCGGGCATGGCCGGGTCGCGAAAGTCGGCGCCCAACAGCAGGTCGCCCAGGTCAGGTTCGGGTGTGATGGAGGTTGGAATGCGAAAGCTGGTGTGGCAGTAGTCGCACGACACCACCGAGCCGCGCATCGCCATCACCCGAATGACGGCGCCGCAGTTGACGCAACTGAGTTCGTGGAGTAAGTTCATGCCAGGCATGCCTGAACCTTTGGCCGACGCTGGCAAAAGTATAAACCAGTTTCCCGTTATCGCCAAAGGGGATATACTTCTAACCATGGTTTACTTGGGAATCGATCCCACCGCCGGACGCCGCCCCCTCAACTACGCCATCCTCGACGGTAGGCTCAACATCCTGGCCGAGGGCGAAGGGTTAGCCGCCGATTTGCCGGAGTTGCTTTCGTCTTACCCCGAGGTGCTCTGCGCCGTGGACGCGCCCCTCATGCCCAACCGGGGGCTGATGGCCCAGCCCGAAGTCCGCGCCCGCTACGACCTCTCGGCCAAAAGCAAAACCTGGTCACAGTATCGCGTGTGCGAATATGAGCTTCGCCGCCGCAACATCAAACTCTACAGCACGCCCGGCGAGGTGGAAAACGCCCCGACCTGGATGCAGGCCGGCTGGAAGCTATACGAACTTCTGCGCGAGCAGGGCTTTGAAACCTTCGCGCCCGACTCGACCGCGCTCCGCCAACTGTTTGAAGTTCACCCGCATGCCACATTCACCGTCCGGCTCGGCCACGTGCCTTATCGCAAAGACACGCTCGAAGGCCGTCTGCAACGCCAGTTGTTGCTTTGCGAAGAAGGCCTGCACCTGCCCGACTCGATGGACATCCTCGAAGAGATCACCCGTCACCACCTTTTGCGCGGCACGCTCAACTTCAACGGCCTGCGCACCCACGATCAACTCGACGCTCTGGCCTCGGCCCTCACCGCCTTTTACGCCCACACCAAGCCCAACGAGATCGCCCTCGTCGGCGACCCGGCAGATGGGCAAATAGTGGTGCCAACCGCAGAATTGAAAGCGCACTACGAATAAAATCCCAAATTCCAAAACCCCAAAATCCCAACGTTGTGGATTTGGGATTTTGGAAGTTGGGGTTTTGGGGTTTTATGAAGCTTCACTACACCCTCCACTCCCCAACTCACTCTGAAACCGTCCTCCTGCTTCACGGCATGGGGTCGTCGGGCGACGACTGGGTTCTGCAATTGCCCGCGCTCGCGCCGCGCTACCGTGTGCTCACCCTCGACGCGCGCGGCCACGGCCAAAGCGCCAAGCCGCCCGGGCCGTACAGCATTCCGCAAATGGCTGATGACGTGATCGAACTATTGGACGATCTCAAAATCGAGGCGGCCCACGTCGTCGGCCTCTCGATGGGCGGCTGTATTGGTTTACAAATGGCGATTGCCCACCCGAGTCGAGTCCGGTCGTTTGTCTGCGTCAACAGCTTTGCCAAGATTCGGCCTGCGGGCCTGAATGGATTCGCGCGATTCCTCCGCCGGGTGTGGGCGCTGAACTTTGGCAAAATGGAAGACGTGGCCGAGCCGGTGGCCCGGGCCATGTTCCCCAAACCGGAGCAGGATGAAATTCGCCGTCTCACCGTTCAACGAATCGCCAGCAACCCCAAAGGGCCGTATCGGGCCACGCTGAGAGCC
Coding sequences:
- a CDS encoding DUF429 domain-containing protein produces the protein MVYLGIDPTAGRRPLNYAILDGRLNILAEGEGLAADLPELLSSYPEVLCAVDAPLMPNRGLMAQPEVRARYDLSAKSKTWSQYRVCEYELRRRNIKLYSTPGEVENAPTWMQAGWKLYELLREQGFETFAPDSTALRQLFEVHPHATFTVRLGHVPYRKDTLEGRLQRQLLLCEEGLHLPDSMDILEEITRHHLLRGTLNFNGLRTHDQLDALASALTAFYAHTKPNEIALVGDPADGQIVVPTAELKAHYE
- a CDS encoding alpha/beta fold hydrolase, with amino-acid sequence MKLHYTLHSPTHSETVLLLHGMGSSGDDWVLQLPALAPRYRVLTLDARGHGQSAKPPGPYSIPQMADDVIELLDDLKIEAAHVVGLSMGGCIGLQMAIAHPSRVRSFVCVNSFAKIRPAGLNGFARFLRRVWALNFGKMEDVAEPVARAMFPKPEQDEIRRLTVQRIASNPKGPYRATLRACLNFNALPRLHRVKCPTLIVAGDRDLTVSLAVKKEMHRGLPHAELVIIPDSGHATPIDQSEKFNEILLGFLSGQRI